In Deltaproteobacteria bacterium, the following proteins share a genomic window:
- the tatC gene encoding twin-arginine translocase subunit TatC — protein sequence MAKPDERLPFTLHLVELRKRLINCVIAVGIGFGIAYFYSKEAFDFMSRPLIDAMPQGNAFMVFTGVIEPFFTYLKIALICGIFLASPVIFYQIWLFISPGLYEKERSWALPIVMSATILFIGGATFGYYIVFPVGFKYFLSYATDSLKPMLSMNEYFSFVAKFLLAFGIVFEMPLLIFFLAKIGIVDVKMLTQYRKYAVLLIFVVAAILTPTPDAFSQLLMAAPMLVLYEVGIILARLFGKKKVEE from the coding sequence TTGGCAAAGCCTGACGAGAGACTTCCCTTTACCCTTCACCTCGTTGAATTAAGAAAAAGACTCATAAATTGTGTAATTGCCGTAGGCATTGGTTTTGGCATCGCATACTTTTATTCAAAAGAGGCATTTGATTTCATGTCAAGACCACTTATAGATGCAATGCCGCAAGGCAATGCCTTCATGGTCTTTACAGGTGTTATTGAGCCGTTCTTTACATACCTGAAGATAGCACTTATATGCGGGATATTTCTGGCAAGCCCTGTTATCTTCTACCAGATATGGCTGTTCATATCACCTGGCCTGTACGAAAAAGAAAGGAGCTGGGCACTCCCGATTGTCATGTCTGCCACAATCCTTTTTATAGGCGGCGCCACCTTTGGATACTATATTGTTTTCCCTGTAGGTTTTAAATATTTCTTGAGTTATGCAACGGATTCTTTAAAACCAATGCTTTCAATGAATGAGTATTTCTCCTTTGTTGCAAAGTTCCTGCTTGCATTCGGCATAGTATTTGAGATGCCGCTTCTTATATTTTTTCTGGCAAAAATAGGGATAGTTGATGTAAAGATGCTCACACAATACAGGAAGTATGCTGTCCTGCTAATCTTTGTTGTCGCTGCAATCCTTACCCCCACACCTGATGCCTTCAGCCAATTACTTATGGCAGCGCCTATGCTTGTGCTTTATGAAGTAGGTATTATACTGGCAAGACTCTTTGGTAAGAAAAAGGTTGAAGAATGA
- a CDS encoding twin-arginine translocase TatA/TatE family subunit, which yields MFGIGLPELIVILIIGLIVIGPHKLPDIATALGRAFGEFKKATEDLKSSVSKIEKDVSVDLEKPDAPPAKQEQSGTATAKDTVKSDVNKTAGGNPVGKA from the coding sequence ATGTTTGGTATCGGACTTCCAGAATTGATTGTTATACTTATAATTGGACTAATAGTTATCGGACCCCATAAACTCCCTGATATTGCAACAGCACTTGGCAGGGCATTTGGAGAGTTCAAGAAGGCAACAGAAGATTTAAAGAGCAGTGTGTCAAAGATAGAAAAGGATGTGAGTGTTGACTTGGAAAAACCTGATGCACCTCCTGCAAAACAGGAGCAGTCCGGCACTGCAACTGCAAAAGATACTGTTAAATCGGATGTGAATAAAACCGCAGGAGGGAATCCAGTTGGCAAAGCCTGA
- a CDS encoding BlaI/MecI/CopY family transcriptional regulator gives MKKILSVFGADKRDFEGVLGSLERDVMDALWEKEEASGREVYEHLKFSRDIAITTVLTVIERLVKKGLVKKTRGESTYIYTPASSREDFTQNVSRDVFKMVMRMSSSDAVASFVDIVADISPEELDRLRRLIDEKKKKMELTKEV, from the coding sequence ATGAAAAAAATATTATCAGTATTCGGGGCAGACAAAAGGGATTTTGAGGGTGTGCTCGGCAGTTTGGAAAGGGATGTTATGGATGCCCTTTGGGAAAAAGAGGAGGCTTCAGGCAGGGAGGTATATGAGCATCTTAAGTTCTCAAGGGATATTGCCATAACCACGGTTTTGACTGTTATAGAGAGGCTTGTAAAAAAAGGTCTTGTTAAAAAGACAAGGGGCGAGTCAACATATATTTATACACCTGCAAGTTCCAGAGAAGATTTCACACAGAATGTATCAAGGGATGTATTTAAAATGGTGATGCGGATGTCTTCATCCGATGCGGTTGCATCATTTGTTGATATTGTTGCTGATATAAGTCCAGAAGAACTTGACAGGCTGAGAAGACTTATTGATGAAAAGAAAAAGAAGATGGAACTGACAAAAGAGGTGTAG